In Pseudomonadota bacterium, a genomic segment contains:
- a CDS encoding acylphosphatase, producing the protein MGVDDLGQRAVLVRIVGRVQGVAYRAWTIEEAQRRGLAGWVRNRRDGSVEALLSGSSDAVDAMVTLCHRGPPAARVTRVAVEPSSERPLGGFLQRETL; encoded by the coding sequence ATGGGCGTTGACGACCTCGGCCAACGCGCCGTGCTGGTGCGCATCGTGGGGCGCGTGCAGGGTGTCGCCTATCGGGCGTGGACCATCGAAGAGGCGCAGCGCCGGGGCCTCGCGGGTTGGGTCCGCAACCGGCGCGACGGCTCGGTCGAGGCGCTTCTCTCGGGTTCATCCGATGCGGTGGACGCGATGGTGACGCTCTGCCATCGCGGGCCGCCGGCCGCCCGGGTGACGCGCGTTGCGGTCGAGCCTTCCTCGGAACGCCCGTTAGGAGGCTTTCTCCAGCGCGAGACCCTTTGA
- a CDS encoding NADP-dependent malic enzyme, translated as MAQDLSEAALDYHRHPTPGKISVTATKPLANQRDLALAYTPGVAAACNAIVADPSEASTVTSRANLVAVITNGTAVLGLGSIGPLAAKPVMEGKAVLFKKFAGIDVFDIEIDERDPDKLVDIIASLEPTFGGINLEDIKAPECFAIESRLKARMRIPVFHDDQHGTAIIVAAAILNGLRVVGKTLGEVKLVTSGAGAAAIACLDLLVDLGLKLEHTTVTDIVGVVYKGRTELMDPRKERYARATDARSLADAIGGADIFLGLSAPLVLKPEMVARMGTRPLILALANPTPEIMPEEVKAVRPDAVIATGRSDYPNQVNNVLCFPFIFRGALDVGATVINEAMKVACVHAIADLALAESSDIVAAAYGEQPPAFGPENLIPKPFDPRLIIKIAPAVAEAAMRSGVAARPIADLEAYRQRLTQFVFRSGLVMRPVFQRARLEPQRVVYAEGEEERVLRAVQTVVDEGVARPILVGRPSVVEMRIDRLGLRIRPGVEFELVNPDDDPRYPEYWKAYHLLMERRGVSPDLARRHVRTRTTTIAALMLRRKEADALICGTVGRFNDHLGQVLDVVGRRPSARHLAALNLLILPRGLYFIADTHVTTDPSAEDIAETVCMAATEVNRFGIQPKVALLSHSSFGTRDAPSAVKMREALKLIRERAPELEVDGEMHADAALSEEIRKQVFPNSRLKGVANLLIMPTLDAANITFNALKVLGEGLSVGPMLLGVAQPAHVLTASVTVRGIVNMTAYAAVDALSRQAPG; from the coding sequence ATGGCGCAGGATTTGAGCGAAGCGGCACTCGACTATCACCGCCACCCCACACCCGGCAAAATCAGCGTCACGGCGACCAAGCCGCTCGCCAACCAGCGCGACCTGGCGCTCGCCTACACCCCAGGCGTAGCCGCCGCCTGCAACGCCATCGTCGCCGATCCGAGTGAAGCCTCCACCGTCACCTCGCGGGCCAATCTGGTCGCCGTCATAACCAACGGCACGGCCGTGCTCGGGCTGGGCTCGATCGGCCCCTTGGCAGCGAAGCCGGTCATGGAAGGCAAGGCGGTGCTGTTCAAGAAGTTCGCCGGCATCGACGTCTTCGACATCGAAATCGATGAGCGTGATCCCGACAAGCTGGTGGATATCATCGCTTCCCTGGAGCCGACCTTCGGCGGCATCAATCTCGAAGACATCAAGGCGCCGGAATGCTTCGCGATCGAGAGCCGCCTCAAGGCCCGGATGCGCATCCCGGTATTCCACGACGATCAGCACGGCACGGCGATCATCGTCGCCGCCGCGATCCTGAACGGGCTTAGGGTCGTCGGCAAGACGCTGGGCGAGGTCAAGCTCGTCACGTCGGGCGCCGGTGCCGCGGCCATTGCCTGCCTGGATCTGCTGGTCGACCTCGGACTCAAGCTCGAGCATACGACGGTCACCGACATCGTCGGCGTGGTCTACAAGGGCCGAACCGAGCTCATGGATCCGCGCAAGGAACGCTATGCGCGGGCGACCGACGCCCGTTCGCTCGCCGACGCCATCGGCGGGGCCGACATCTTCCTCGGATTATCGGCACCGCTTGTGCTCAAGCCCGAGATGGTGGCGCGCATGGGGACACGCCCGCTCATCCTGGCGCTGGCCAACCCGACCCCGGAGATCATGCCCGAAGAGGTGAAGGCGGTCAGACCCGATGCCGTGATCGCCACCGGCCGCTCCGACTATCCGAACCAGGTCAACAACGTCCTCTGCTTTCCCTTCATCTTCCGCGGTGCCCTCGATGTCGGCGCGACGGTTATCAACGAGGCGATGAAGGTCGCCTGCGTGCATGCGATCGCCGACCTGGCGCTCGCCGAATCCTCGGACATCGTCGCCGCCGCCTATGGCGAACAGCCGCCCGCCTTCGGGCCGGAGAATCTGATCCCGAAGCCGTTCGACCCGCGGCTCATCATCAAGATCGCACCGGCGGTCGCCGAGGCCGCGATGCGAAGCGGAGTCGCCGCACGGCCGATCGCCGATCTCGAGGCCTACCGGCAGCGTCTCACCCAGTTCGTCTTCCGCTCCGGCCTGGTGATGCGGCCGGTGTTTCAACGTGCCAGGCTGGAGCCGCAGCGGGTCGTCTACGCCGAGGGCGAAGAGGAGCGGGTGCTGCGTGCGGTGCAGACCGTGGTCGACGAGGGCGTCGCCCGACCGATCTTGGTGGGTCGTCCGTCGGTCGTGGAAATGCGGATCGATCGGCTCGGTCTGAGGATCCGTCCCGGCGTCGAGTTCGAGCTGGTCAATCCCGATGACGATCCGCGCTATCCTGAGTATTGGAAGGCGTATCACCTATTGATGGAACGCCGGGGCGTCTCGCCCGACCTCGCACGCCGCCACGTGCGTACCCGAACGACGACGATCGCCGCCCTGATGCTGCGCCGAAAGGAGGCAGATGCGCTGATCTGCGGGACGGTCGGCCGGTTCAACGATCACCTGGGCCAGGTGCTCGACGTCGTCGGCCGCCGGCCGAGCGCCCGTCATTTGGCGGCGCTCAATTTGCTCATTCTGCCGCGCGGCCTCTACTTCATCGCCGATACCCATGTCACGACTGATCCCAGCGCCGAAGACATCGCCGAGACCGTGTGCATGGCGGCGACCGAGGTGAACCGGTTCGGCATTCAACCCAAGGTCGCACTGCTGTCCCATTCCAGCTTCGGCACCAGAGACGCGCCCTCGGCGGTGAAGATGCGGGAGGCCCTCAAGCTCATTCGCGAGCGGGCGCCGGAACTCGAGGTCGATGGCGAGATGCATGCCGACGCGGCGCTGTCGGAGGAGATCCGCAAACAGGTCTTTCCGAATTCGCGCCTGAAGGGTGTCGCCAATCTCCTGATCATGCCGACACTCGATGCCGCCAACATCACCTTCAACGCGCTCAAGGTCTTGGGCGAAGGATTGTCGGTCGGACCGATGCTGCTCGGCGTGGCGCAACCGGCCCATGTGCTGACCGCGTCCGTCACCGTGCGTGGCATCGTCAACATGACCGCCTATGCGGCGGTGGATGCGCTGAGCCGACAGGCCCCCGGCTGA
- the lipB gene encoding lipoyl(octanoyl) transferase LipB, whose translation MAADGVGRAGRSIEWRIAETAIAYPEAVAAMEARAEAIRAGTQPELVWLLEHPPLYTAGTSADPSELLDPGRFPVFQTGRGGRYTYHGPGQRVAYVLLDLKARKPDIRCYVHALEAWLIHALGRFGVGAERRAERIGLWVPRLDLNLPLREDKIAAIGVRVRRWVSFHGVALNVEPDLSHFAGIVPCGVAGHGVTSLVDLGIPATMADVDTELAQSFDAVFGAGGSFARASEPNSKGLALEKAS comes from the coding sequence ATGGCCGCAGATGGCGTGGGCCGGGCCGGCCGAAGCATAGAATGGCGGATCGCCGAGACTGCGATCGCCTATCCCGAGGCCGTGGCCGCGATGGAGGCTCGGGCCGAGGCGATCCGGGCTGGAACCCAGCCTGAGCTCGTCTGGCTCCTCGAGCATCCGCCGCTCTACACCGCCGGCACCTCCGCCGATCCCAGCGAGCTCCTCGACCCGGGGCGCTTCCCGGTGTTCCAGACCGGCCGCGGCGGCCGCTACACCTACCACGGCCCTGGCCAGCGGGTCGCTTATGTGCTGCTCGACCTGAAGGCCCGAAAGCCCGACATCCGCTGTTACGTGCATGCGCTCGAGGCATGGTTGATCCATGCGCTCGGCCGCTTCGGCGTCGGTGCCGAGCGGCGCGCCGAGCGCATCGGTCTCTGGGTCCCGCGGCTGGATCTCAACCTGCCCCTGCGCGAGGATAAGATCGCGGCCATCGGCGTACGCGTGCGCCGATGGGTCAGCTTCCATGGCGTTGCCCTGAATGTCGAACCCGACCTCAGCCATTTCGCTGGAATCGTGCCGTGCGGCGTCGCCGGGCATGGGGTGACCTCGCTCGTCGACCTCGGGATACCCGCGACCATGGCAGACGTCGACACGGAGCTTGCGCAAAGCTTCGATGCGGTATTCGGGGCGGGCGGCAGCTTCGCACGCGCCTCTGAGCCCAATTCAAAGGGTCTCGCGCTGGAGAAAGCCTCCTAA